The Anabaena sp. PCC 7108 region CTGATATTCAAAGGTATATTTAAAGGCTCACGTTCTTCTATCCAGCAATTAGCCACCGGCAAGGTTAACTCCATTTCATCCAACGGACGAGGAATCACCATTACCGCACTCAATTCTCCTATGCGTTCTGCTTCAAACATCCCTGCTTCTACTGCTACGGCAACATTAGCTACAGAGCCACGAATTATGGCTGTACACAAACCCGCACCAATTTTTTCATATGCTGCCAAATGTACATCAGCCGATTTAAGCATGGCATCACAAGCGCCTACCATTGCTGGAAAACCTCGCGTTTCCACTAAACCAATTGCTTGATTACTCAATCGGCTGTAACTGCCTTCCTCCATCAATTTACTGATGCGGTTGGTAATTGGCAACACAATGTCGAGGTTAGGATAAGGTCTGGGAATCACCAAACTGGAAACCAACTGACCAAACTGTTCAGCCGTGTGTACACCCGCTTCTACAGCCAAGCGCACATCAGCAATACCACCTCGAATAATTGCCGTACAGTGACCACTACCGATTTTTTCATAACCTACTAAGTGAACTCCAGCCGATTTCAACATCATGTCAGCTGTTCCCACTATTGCTGGAAAGCTAAGAGTAGATACTAAACCCAAGGCCGTATCCTTGAAGTTGTCTCGGTGACGACGACGTGCTGGCTGAACAGTGCTAAGAGATCGTTGATTAGATGTTTCCATCATGAATTCTCCAGGATACTCACAAAACTCTCCACTTAACAATTAACACTTACTATGAGGAATTGTCAGAGTGTTTGTCGTTCAAGGATTGCCTATGGGGAAACAATGTGATCAACAGTCTATTGATGCTACCTTGCCCATAAATTTGAGTCCCAAAAGTATTATGGGATTCGGTTTCAGCTTGGCTGGGTACTGATTCTGGATTAGTAATTTCGGCAGATTCTTCTTGGTTAGAGTTAGCCACCTGAGTCTGTTCCTCCACTGGTGGAGATTGACTTTTAGGAGTTGGAGAAGGCTGAGAAACAGAATTAGACTGCTGTTGAAATTCCACAAAGGCTGAGGCTGAGAAATGGGTTGAAGAAACTACTTTTTCTTCTAGCTTTTCTTCTTGAACTTTTGTGGAAGTAGAGTTATTCGTGGATGGTTCAATCTGTGGAATTTCTTCACTACGACTGGTGTCTCCCAAAAGGGAACCTGGTGGAACTACTTCTCCCGATGCGACAGAACAGTTAAATACTGTTGTTGCTGCACCGATACAAGCATTAGTGCCTATTGTGCCTTCACCAACCATCAAAAACCCGGCTCCCAGGTTAACACCTGCTTCTAGTTCTAGAATACCTTCATTGACTTGGAGAATTGACCCCATGCCAATACAGACACCAGGTCCGATAATTATTTTGCTGTTGGCAGATGCTTGAATGATTACCCCTGGTGCAATTACCGCACTGGGATGAATATTCACCTCACCACTAATGTGAGAATCAAAACTGTTGCCCAGGCGTAGCAGCGGCACAGACATGGAATTTGTCACCTTGGAAGCCGGAAAAATGGGTATTGAGAATAATTTTGAGGTGGGGAGGTGGGGAGAAAATTAAGAATCACCGAATTTTAGATTTTAAATTTTGAATTTTGGATTGAAGATTCAAAATCCAAACAGGTCTAAACGCGATAGTGTCTCGTACAGAAGCCCCGACTTGACTGCTAAGAATCACCGAATTTTAGATTTTAAATTTTGAATTTTGGATTGAAGATTCAAAATCCAAACAGGTCTAAACGCGATAGTGTCTCGTACAGAAGCCCCGACTTGACTGCTGGGGTCAATCTAAAATCTAAAATCTAAAATCCAAAATTGTGTTACCTGTCACCTGTTCCCTAATTCTTATGGACGTTGGATAATTGCTTCCAATACCCGGCGCTTGGCTGTGGCATCAATACCAATTAAGCGTACGTATTCTCCTGGGTATTCAGAAAGATGTGCCTCCAAAGCAGCGATCGCATCTCGTTCAGATGTAGCCTGAATTTGACCGCAACTAGCCCAAGTCCCTGTTCGGAAACGTCTTTGATCAACGTGTTCCAGGCTAATTTTAAATCCACTAGCCAATAATTGCCGCAGTTGATCTACTACTTCTGCGCTCAACCGAGTGCTGGTAACTGTTGCAGTGGCAGTAGCAGCAGTGGAACCAGCAAATGATTTTGTACTAGCAGATGCAGCTACTTGACCATGAGGACGTTGGATAATGCTTTCTAGTACCCGACGTTTAGCTTTGGAGTCAATACCAATTAAACGCACATACTCGCCTTGATGGTTGTCTATACACTCTTCTAACGCGGAAACCACTTCTTTTGCAGAAGTTGTTTCAATTGGCTTACAGCTGTTCCAAGAACCTGTGCGGAACCGGCGCTCATCTACGTGTTCTGTACCGATTTTGTAACCGCCTGCTAAAAGTTGACGGATTTGGTCTACTGTTTCGGCGCTGAGTTTACTGCTACCATTGCCGTTACCATTGCCGTTGTAGCTGCCATTGCTGGAAGCAACAGATGGTTTAAAGGTGGATGTACTTGCAACCACTCCATCTGGACGTTGGATGATGGTTTCTAATACTCTTCGTCTATCATTGTCAATACCAAACAGACGGACATACTCGCCACTGTGGTCTACCAGACAACTTTCTAAAGCTGCGATCGCTGCTCCTAAAGACCTGGTTTCAATTGGCTGACAGCTTTGCCAAGAACCTGTGCGGAACCGTCTTTGATCAACGTGTTCTGTACCTATTTTATACCCTTGCTCTAGTAAATAGCGCAACTGATCTACCGTTTCTGCACCCAAGCTATTGCTCGCCACTTCACTACTCCTTTCCAATTCTTCAACAACAATACTTGTATAAGATTTAGCCCCAGAAAGATTAAGTTCATCCCGAATGGGTGCAATACACTTGCTATCCGCAGCACAGCGATAACCAGTCCGCAATGCCTGATTAATGCCGACTACATGATGAGCAAACTGCTGATCTTGAGCTTGTACATCTGGTAATCGGTCAGCTTG contains the following coding sequences:
- a CDS encoding BMC domain-containing protein, translated to METSNQRSLSTVQPARRRHRDNFKDTALGLVSTLSFPAIVGTADMMLKSAGVHLVGYEKIGSGHCTAIIRGGIADVRLAVEAGVHTAEQFGQLVSSLVIPRPYPNLDIVLPITNRISKLMEEGSYSRLSNQAIGLVETRGFPAMVGACDAMLKSADVHLAAYEKIGAGLCTAIIRGSVANVAVAVEAGMFEAERIGELSAVMVIPRPLDEMELTLPVANCWIEEREPLNIPLNIRDKIVDAEAVELPDLARLPVKIKEELWNDE
- a CDS encoding ribulose bisphosphate carboxylase small subunit, with product MVVRSTAAPPTPWSRSLAEPKIHETAFVHSSANIIGDVLIGANVIIAPGTSIRADEGTPFYIGENTNIQDGVVIHGLEQGRVIGDDQQEYSVWVGEDASITHMALIHGPAYVGDHSFIGFRSTVFNAKVGAGCIVMMHALIQDVEIPPGKYVPSGAIITTQQQADRLPDVQAQDQQFAHHVVGINQALRTGYRCAADSKCIAPIRDELNLSGAKSYTSIVVEELERSSEVASNSLGAETVDQLRYLLEQGYKIGTEHVDQRRFRTGSWQSCQPIETRSLGAAIAALESCLVDHSGEYVRLFGIDNDRRRVLETIIQRPDGVVASTSTFKPSVASSNGSYNGNGNGNGSSKLSAETVDQIRQLLAGGYKIGTEHVDERRFRTGSWNSCKPIETTSAKEVVSALEECIDNHQGEYVRLIGIDSKAKRRVLESIIQRPHGQVAASASTKSFAGSTAATATATVTSTRLSAEVVDQLRQLLASGFKISLEHVDQRRFRTGTWASCGQIQATSERDAIAALEAHLSEYPGEYVRLIGIDATAKRRVLEAIIQRP